A single window of Salvia splendens isolate huo1 chromosome 6, SspV2, whole genome shotgun sequence DNA harbors:
- the LOC121808064 gene encoding uncharacterized protein LOC121808064, whose protein sequence is MAPKRKCAGSSGGSSSQKSSCRNREPTRPPSPPHWRPSPPHWRPSPRHAPVVIDVEEETWDIRDPDLDFFVPEDEYRDAPGKFSVAFHYGGSFFNTNDDNKYVGEKLTYFDFCNINHFALIDLSSMVLKLKYDRKMICEFYYCNPKYSNACAGVSIGGSLLPIVEDTHLTDFLKVASMTTKLVHIYVVEITRANALLKKMKDEAQELLRFRAAKPPGVIIEEIEETEPSVPKQKPRPMRRQRNKPLMIGWYDRDIEFEEYLTKSLDDNRAKRKRDAEVASQNLANAFEAVSTESVPTEAPTSEIGEAFVAAPDIECTTEVGGGCFEEVGDVGGGESHAHVPEDVARPSSVDHSIPIGPSVDEPATEPEGLVHQPDSERAGASTDEDVYRPVMDGGCQSQPDIRVDNDIFPIIEDITHELFMSEADTQVHESAPAAAACEEPVPVVEDVPHQVAEDVYCPSFDYVPDGCHLHNEGSIEEDGSDDEVDHFISLANMCRDEQMFTSYYESLCRQQHSK, encoded by the exons ATGGCGCCTAAACGGAAGTGCGCCGGATCATCAGGCGGATCGTCGTCCCAGAAATCGTCTTGCCGTAACAGGGAACCCACACGCCCGCCATCGCCACCACACTGGCGACCATCACCACCACACTGGCGACCATCACCGAGACATGCACCAGTGGTCATAGATGTGGAAGAAGAAACCTGGGATATCCGCGATCCTGATCTTGATTTTTTCGTCCCAGAAGATGAATACA GGGATGCGCCTGGAAAGTTTTCAGTTGCTTTCCATTATGGCGGTTCATTCTTCAATACCAACGATGACAACAAGTATGTTGGTGAGAAGTTGACATACTTCGACTTCTGCAATATAAACCATTTCGCGCTCATAGACCTATCGAGCATGGTGTTAAAGTTGAAGTACGATAGGAAGATGATATGTGAGTTCTATTATTGCAATCCAAAGTACAGTAATGCGTGCGCGGGGGTTTCAATCGGCGGCTCGTTGTTGCCCATCGTTGAGGATACACATCTGACGGATTTCCTCAAGGTGGCGTCTATGACAACAAAGTTAGTTCACATCTATGTTGTGGAGATAACCCGGGCTAACGCTCTATTGAAGAAAATGAAGGATGAAGCGCAAGAGCTTCTCAGATTCAGGGCGGCTAAACCCCCAGGAGTCATCATTGAAGAGATTGAAGAAACCGAACCTAGTGTGCCAAAGCAAAAGCCTAGACCGATGAGGAGGCAGCGGAATAAGCCTTTAATGATTGGATGGTATGATAGGGATATAGAGTTCGAGGAATATCTTACGAAGAGTTTAGACGATAATCGTGCTAAGAGGAAGAGGGACGCGGAGGTAGCTAGTCAAAATTTGGCGAATGCATTTGAAGCGGTATCAACCGAATCAGTACCAACCGAAGCCCCGACCTCTGAGATTGGAGAAGCATTCGTAGCAGCACCCGACATTGAATGTACAACAGAGGTTGGAGGAGGATGTTTTGAAGAAGTAGGAGATGTTGGAGGTGGAGAATCCCATGCACACGTACCAGAG GATGTCGCTAGACCTTCATCTGTGGACCATTCCATTCCGATTGGTCCAAGTGTGGATGAACCTGCAACTGAGCCGGAAGGATTAGTTCACCAACCAGATTCGGAAAGGGCAGGAGCATCAACAGATGAAGACGTTTACCGACCGGTAATGGACGGTGGTTGTCAGTCACAGCCGGACATTCGGGTTGACAATGATATCTTTCCGATCATTGAGGATATTACCCATGAATTGTTCATGTCCGAAGCTGACACCCAAGTGCATGAGTCAGCTCCAGCTGCAGCCGCATGTGAAGAACCCGTACCAGTGGTAGAAGATGTACCCCATCAGGTGGCGGAAGATGTTTATTGTCCGTCGTTCGATTATGTTCCCGATGGATGTCATCTTCATAACGAGGGAAGTATTGAAGAAGATGGCAGTGATGATGAGGTCGACCATTTTATCTCGTTGGCCAACATGTGTCGTGATGAACAAATGTTTACCTCATATTACGAGTCGTTGTGTCGGCAACAACACTCGAAATAG
- the LOC121809577 gene encoding translocase of chloroplast 90, chloroplastic-like — translation MTSIKDWVFSQVISKSVGATRPLSASESFLSQDSQNELSQDTQDEELASRGFTRNNANFISRSVSTETSQPSSDLEMERNNMLTQVESSSGSNLSSSEEKKSLNPVAKVEALKVKFLRLVRRLGPSVDNLTVAKVLYRIHLATLIRAGESDLERANLKSDRARIIAAEQEEIGQPELDFSLKILVLGKTGVGKSSTINSVLGESKVATDAFQPATDQVHEIVGHVNGMKISFIDTPGLLPSSTNSDTKNRKILHSVKRFIRKSRPDVILYFERFDLIHMGDSDFPLLKLVTEILGPAIWFSTQIVMTHSCAALPEGQNGFPVSYDSYVSYCKQVVQHHIHLATLDTKLENPVILVENHPYCKVDNSGKKVLPNGQAWMSQFMLLCICTKILGDVNALLQFEDSIQLGPLGNTRLPSLPHLLSSLLKHRLKLSLDGAECELDELSLSDMEDEDEYDQLPPIRILTHAQFQKLVPSQKKDYLDELDYRETLYMKKQLKEECIRQKQKDDVVASDDNPDDQPGSPEAFELPEMAIPLSFDSDSPVHRFRCVVTRDQSLARPVLDPHGWDHDVGFDGINIETVSEVNKNVITCVAGQMSKDKQDFNVQCESTAAFLDPRGPIYAIGLDVQSANKELIYTLRSNAKLKSSNCNVAECGVSVMSFGDKYYYGAKIEDSIFTKKRLNLKMNVGGMTNVGQVAYGGTIEATLKGKDYPVRDEKVILSMSILSSGKEMVLGGNVQSDFRVSRGTRMSVNANMSSRKMGQVSVKVNSSEHMEIALIALISVLRSLMKKKSCKEPREIG, via the exons ATGACAAGCATTAAGGATTGGGTTTTCTCTCAAGTGATATCAAAGTCAGTAGGTGCCACCAGACCACTGTCGGCATCTGAGAGTTTTTTGTCACAGGACTCGCAGAACGAATTGTCACAGGACACTCAGGATGAAGAGCTTGCTAGTCGAG GTTTTACTCGAAACAATGCCAATTTTATTTCACGTTCAGTTTCAACTGAAACATCTCAGCCATCTAGTGATCTTGAGATGGAACGGAATAACATGCTCACACAAGTGGAAAGTTCTTCTGGATCTAATCTCAGCAGTAGTGAGGAGAAGAAGAGTTTAAACCCTGTCGCCAAGGTTGAAGCTCTGAAAGTTAAATTTTTACGTCTTGTTCGACGGCTTGGCCCATCAGTAGATAATCTTACAGTGGCAAAAGTTTTATATCGGATCCACCTGGCAACTTTGATACGTGCTGGGGAATCTGATCTAGAAAGAGCTAACCTTAAAAGTGACAGAGCTCGAATTATAGCTGCTGAGCAAGAAGAAATAGGTCAACCAGAGTTGGACTTCTCTCTTAAGATTCTTGTTTTAGGTAAAACTGGTGTTGGTAAGAGTTCCACAATAAATTCCGTACTTGGTGAATCAAAGGTAGCCACGGATGCATTTCAGCCTGCAACAGATCAAGTTCATGAGATTGTGGGACATGTAAATGGCATGAAGATATCTTTTATTGACACTCCTGGCCTGTTGCCTTCTTCAACAAATTCTGAcacaaaaaataggaaaatCCTGCACTCTGTGAAGCGGTTTATTCGTAAATCACGCCCAGATGTAATCTTGTACTTTGAACGGTTTGATTTGATTCACATGGGTGATAGTGATTTTCCGTTACTGAAGCTTGTTACAGAAATTCTTGGCCCTGCAATTTGGTTCAGCACCCAAATTGTTATGACTCATTCCTGTGCAGCACTTCCTGAAGGTCAAAACGGGTTTCCTGTAAGCTATGATTCATACGTCAGTTACTGCAAACAGGTGGTGCAACACCACATTCATCTGGCAACATTGGATACAAAGCTTGAAAATCCTGTAATTTTGGTGGAGAATCATCCTTACTGTAAAGTGGATAACAGTGGGAAAAAGGTTCTTCCTAATGGACAGGCATGGATGTCCCAGTTCATGTTATTGTGTATATGCACCAAAATACTTGGTGATGTTAATGCTCTTTTGCAATTTGAAGACAGCATACAGTTGGGACCGTTGGGTAATACCCGATTGCCTTCTTTACCTCATCTGCTCTCATCTTTACTTAAACATCGTCTCAAACTGAGCCTGGATGGAGCAGAGTGTGAACTTGATGAACTCTCTCTCTCCGACatggaggatgaagatgagTACGATCAGTTACCTCCTATCCGTATTCTGACTCATGCTCAGTTCCAAAAGTTAGTACCTTCTCAGAAAAAGGATTATCTTGATGAGTTGGATTACAGGGAGACCCTTTACATGAAGAAACAGCTGAAAGAAGAATGCATCAGACAAAAGCAGAAAGATGATGTTGTAGCCTCTGATGATAACCCCGACGATCAACCTGGATCTCCCGAGGCATTTGAGCTACCAGAAATGGCTATCCCACTGAGTTTTGATTCGGATTCCCCCGTGCATCGATTCCGCTGTGTTGTCACGAGGGACCAGTCGCTGGCAAGGCCGGTTCTAGATCCTCATGGATGGGACCATGATGTAGGCTTTGATGGAATCAACATTGAGACGGTTTCGGAAGTAAATAAGAATGTGATTACCTGTGTTGCAGGACAGATGAGCAAGGACAAACAAGACTTCAACGTGCAGTGTGAATCAACGGCGGCTTTCTTAGACCCTAGAGGGCCCATCTATGCCATTGGCCTTGATGTCCAATCCGCCAACAAGGAATTGATATATACACTTCGAAGCAACGCAAAGCTAAAGAGTTCCAACTGCAACGTGGCTGAATGTGGCGTCTCTGTGATGTCTTTTGGGGACAAGTATTACTACGGTGCCAAGATTGAAGACAGCATCTTCACCAAAAAGAGGCTGAACTTGAAGATGAACGTTGGTGGGATGACGAATGTTGGACAAGTGGCTTATGGTGGAACGATTGAAGCCACGTTGAAGGGGAAGGACTACCCTGTGAGAGACGAGAAAGTGATTCTATCCATGTCAATTCTGTCTTCTGGAAAAGAGATGGTGCTGGGTGGGAATGTACAGTCCGACTTCAGAGTGAGCCGTGGCACAAGAATGTCGGTGAATGCCAATATGAGCAGCCGAAAAATGGGTCAGGTAAGTGTGAAGGTAAATAGCTCCGAGCATATGGAAATAGCTTTGATTGCTCTTATCTCGGTGCTAAGAAGCCTGATGAAGAAAAAATCATGTAAAGAACCTCGGGAAATAGGGTAA
- the LOC121806664 gene encoding synaptotagmin-5-like, with amino-acid sequence MSFVAGLVIGLVVGLALIVAFVRSENARSKHRSDLAATVTSFARMTVEDSRKLLSPEYYPSWVVFSQRQKLTWLNVQLEKIWPYVNEAASELIKANVEPVLEQYRPVILASLTFSKFTLGTVAPQFTGVSIVEDGSDGITMELEMQWDGNPSIVLDIQTYLGVGLPVQVKNIGFTGVFRLIFRPLVDEIPCFGAVCFSLRHKKKLDFTLKVVGGDISTIPGLSDAIESTIRDAVEDSITWPVRKVIPIFPGDYSDLELKPVGKLEVKLVQAKGLTNKDIIGKSDPYAVIYVRPLRDKMKKSRTINNELSPVWNEHFEFVIEDLATQHLTVKIYDDEGLQAAELIGAAQVQLSELQPGKVKDVWLKLVKDLEIQRDTKNRGEVHLELLYCPNGMQNELINPFAQKYSMTSLEKVFKNGSDGGNNINENGGEGNNGREVIVRGVLSVTVISAEDLEPADLMGKADPYVVLTMKKTGLKNKTRVVDECLNPVWNQTFDFVVEDGLHDMLTLELWDHDTFGKNYMGRIILTLTRVLMEGEYKDCIPLDGAKFGKLNVHLKWTPQPIYRM; translated from the exons ATGTCCTTCGTAGCTGGTTTGGTGATCGGATTGGTCGTCGGCTTAGCCCTCATTGTTGCTTTTGTCCGCTCCGAAAATGCCCGATCCAAGCACCGCTCCGATCTC gCTGCTACGGTCACGTCATTTGCGAGAATGACGGTGGAGGACTCGAGGAAGTTGTTATCGCCGGAGTACTATCCTTCCTGGGTCGTGTTTTCGCAGCGCCAGAAG TTGACTTGGCTTAATGTTCAGCTCGAAAAGATCTGGCCATATGTGAATGAG GCTGCGTCGGAGCTGATAAAGGCTAATGTGGAGCCAGTCCTCGAGCAATATAGGCCAGTTATATTAGCTTCTTTAACCTTTTCCAAGTTCACGCTTGGAACTGTAGCCCCGCAATTCACAG GAGTTTCAATTGTAGAAGATGGAAGTGATGGAATCACTATGGAATTAGAAATGCAGTGGGATGGTAACCCCAGTATAGTACTTGATATCCAGACTTATCTTGGTGTTGGTCTTCCCGTACAG GTGAAAAATATTGGGTTCACTGGCGTCTTCAGGTTGATTTTCAGACCGTTAGTGGACGAGATTCCTTGCTTTGGAGCTGTTTGCTTTTCATTACGTCACAAA AAAAAGCTAGATTTCACACTCAAAGTTGTGGGAGGCGACATATCAACGATACCTGGCCTTTCTGATGCCATTGAG AGTACTATAAGAGATGCTGTAGAAGATTCTATTACATGGCCGGTTCGAAAAGTAATCCCTATATTTCCTGGAGATTATAG TGACCTTGAACTGAAGCCTGTTGGGAAATTGGAGGTGAAGCTCGTGCAGGCAAAGGGGTTAACAAATAAGGACATCATAGGGAAATCTGATCCTTACGCTGTTATATATGTGCGGCCTTTGCGTGATAAAATGAAGAAAAGCAGGACTATT AACAACGAGTTGAGTCCAGTCTGGAATGAACATTTTGAGTTTGTAATTGAAGATCTTGCAACCCAGCATTTGACAGTAAAAATCTATGATGATGAAGGGCTTCAGGCAGCTGAACTAATTGGAGCTGCTCAAGTTCAGCTATCTGAGCTTCAGCCTGGCAAGGTGAAGGATGTGTGGCTCAAATTAGTGAAAGATTTGGAGATTCAGAGAGACACTAAAAATAGGGGGGAG GTGCACTTGGAGCTTTTGTATTGCCCTAACGGCATGCAGAATGAGTTAATCAATCCCTTTGCCCAGAAATACTCTATGACTTCACTGGAGAAGGTATTTAAAAATGGATCAGATGGTGGGAataatataaatgaaaatggaGGTGAAGGCAACAATGGAAGGGAGGTGATTGTAAGAGGTGTACTCTCTGTTACGGTCATTTCTGCCGAAGACTTGGAGCCAGCTGACCTGATGGGGAAAGCTGACCCTTATGTGGTTCTCACTATGAAGAAAACAGGATTGAAAAATAAAACCAGG GTTGTGGATGAATGTCTGAATCCCGTCTGGAATCAGActtttgattttgttgttgaGGATGGACTACACGATATGCTTACTCTCGAATTATGGGACCATGATACATTTGGGAAG AATTACATGGGAAGAATCATCTTAACATTGACGAGGGTTCTAATGGAAGGCGAATACAAAGATTGCATCCCGCTCGATGGAGCTAAGTTTGGGAAACTCAACGTGCATCTCAAGTGGACTCCACAACCGATATACCGGATGTAG
- the LOC121808063 gene encoding uncharacterized protein LOC121808063, which translates to MEKIKASPHIPLTAIRQCVDEEFRLKVGRIKAYHARDIALEGIFGKAGLQYRSLFDYKAELERTHADSSVHIHYENFRDPAAVGTRFLRFYTCLGPLKKGWMRFCRPIIFLDACFLRGMYRGQLMTAMGIDSNNGWWPNAWAVTEAESYEQWKWFLGYLAEDIQLQENAPRFVFMSDQQKGLAKAILEDFPQSEHRFYVQHIYNNFKKRFIGENFKEMLWELASSTTHEQYVQRMDALRVIYPQAHQYLLGVAPKEKWVKAYFSPHICCDILNNICETFNSKIAIARELAIITMLEEIRTSQMERIQIKGQWIKTYEHPLPPVIKEIVDKLFLRASSWRPTWNEEDSYQVSGPSGQYVVNMLDFTCSCRLWQLTGIPCTHAIATINKLGKDVAASVSRYYLRSTMTIMYENVLYPINGMDNWPKTSAVGFELAPPRTKRQRGRPKKVRREEPQVRQHADGSESLRRTFVLRCRRCGQDGHNRRTCTNNPRVDTRTEVGQSSQPGEPSDRIESSNVVQDEETTMPRRERPSKRRSARSSQETNPTVPGPSTRRTRTRP; encoded by the exons ATGGAGAAAATCAAAGCGAGTCCCCACATCCCATTGACGGCTATACGGCAGTGTGTGGATGAGGAATTCAGGCTCAAAGTTGGCAGGATAAAGGCGTACCACGCAAGAGACATTGCCTTAGAAGGTATTTTTGGCAAGGCAGGACTCCAATATCGCAGCCTGTTTGACTACAAAGCTGAATTGGAGCGGACACACGCGGACTCTAGTGTGCATATACACTATGAGAACTTTAGAGATCCTGCGGCTGTGGGTACGCGATTCTTGCGGTTTTATACTTGCCTCGGACCGTTGAAAAAGGGTTGGATGCGTTTTTGCCGACCGATTATCTTCTTGGATGCATGTTTCTTGCGAGGAATGTACAGAGGCCAACTCATGACGGCCATGGGAATTGATTCAAACAACGGCTGGTGGCCTAACGCGTGGGCGGTGACTGAGGCTGAGAGTTATGAGCAGTGGAAATGGTTCCTCGGCTATCTGGCAGAGGACATCCAATTACAGGAGAATGCCCCACGATTTGTCTTCATGTCTGATCAGCAAAAG GGTCTTGCAAAAGCCATCCTGGAGGATTTCCCACAGAGTGAGCATCGCTTCTATGTGCAGCACATctacaacaacttcaagaagcGATTCATTGGGGAGAATTTTAAGGAGATGTTGTGGGAGCTTGCGTCAAGTACAACACACGAACAGTATGTTCAGCGGATGGATGCACTGCGGGTTATATATCCTCAAGCACATCAGTACCTACTCGGGGTTGCGCCTAAAGAAAAATGGGTGAAGGCTTATTTCTCTCCGCATATTTGTTGCGATATCCTCAACAATATATGCGAGACATTTAATTCGAAGATAGCAATTGCTCGCGAGCTGGCCATTATAACCATGCTGGAGGAGATCCGGACAAGTCAGATGGAGAGGATACAAATTAAAGGCCAGTGGATCAAGACATACGAGCACCCACTGCCCCCCGTTATCAAAGAGATAGTGGATAAGTTGTTCCTGCGGGCTTCTTCTTGGAGACCAACTTGGAACGAAGAGGATTCGTACCAAGTTTCGGGACCGTCAGGCCAGTACGTAGTGAACATGCTGGACTTTACTTGCTCATGCAGATTATGGCAGCTTACTGGGATCCCCTGCACTCATGCCATCGCTACTATCAACAAGCTTGGGAAGGATGTAGCAGCCTCTGTGTCCCGCTATTATTTGCGGTCGACAATGACGATTATGTACGAGAATGTCCTCTATCCAATCAATGGGATGGATAATTGGCCGAAGACCTCTGCAGTTGGATTTGAATTGGCACCCCCGAGGACGAAGCGACAACGTGGTCGGCCAAAGAAAGTGAGGCGTGAAGAACCCCAGGTTCGTCAGCACGCGGATGGATCTGAGTCTCTAAGACGAACCTTTGTACTCAGATGTCGTCGGTGCGGACAAGATGGGCATAACCGAAGAACATGCACTAATAATCCCCGTGTAGATACTCGAACCGAGGTTGGACAGAGTTCACAGCCCGGTGAGCCCAGTGACAGGATTGAGTCGTCTAACGTGGTGCAAGATGAGGAG ACAACTATGCCGCGGAGAGAACGACCTAGCAAACGTCGGTCTGCGCGGTCAAGCCAGGAG aCCAATCCCACTGTTCCAGGGCCTAGCACACGTCGGACCAGGACTCGGCCGTAA